A segment of the Deltaproteobacteria bacterium genome:
CAAAGTCATTCATGTCGAAGGCGATGGCGGCTGGACGCCCTATTGGCTGCAACGGATGGAGCAGCATTGGAACTTCAGCGGAAACGCCGAGCACGAGTACCTCACGCGGCGGCCGACCGAGTATTTCAAGAGCAACGTGTGCGTGGCCTTTCGTGGCGACGAACCGACGATGAAAGCCGCCGTGGAATTAGTCGGCGACGACAATTTCACGTGGGACAGCGACTATCCGCATCCCGACGGCACCTATCCGTGGGGCGTTGAATCCATGCTCAAGCAACCGCTCTCCCAAGAATCCAAGCGCAAGCTGTTCTGGGATAACGCCGCGCGCGTGTTCAACCTCGCCTAAAACCGACTTCATCAATCGGAATCACGTACAGGAGTTGCCACGGGTGAAGAAATACCCGTGGCAGTCAAGGGAAGCCGCATCGTGATTTCTTGAACTCTCACTGTGCTTGAGGGCGCCATTGCCTTGATTGTGTGACTGTGAGGGCTTCGATTAGGGCTTCGATTTCTTTTTTCTCTTTTTGAACTTCTTGCGTCTTCTCTTGAATTTCTTTTTCGAGAAGTGATACCGCCCCTTTTTGAATTAAGATCTCTCTTTGAATGGGCTCTAAGATCTCTTCCATCATTTTCAAAGCTATCGACAACTTGAGCAAGGGAAATTGAAGAGGCAACCCTGAGATCATTGCCCCTTCGATTTTTTCTACAGTTAATTCCTCCAAATTCAAGGGATGACGACTAGTAAGACTTTCCCGGAGTGCTCCGATTAGCAATTCCCGGTCTCTTTCTTCGATTTTTGTCTCTATGGCTTCTATCCCCGCTTTTTGCACCCCTTTTATTTCTTCCGACCATGCATACAAGAGAAGACGACTGGTAGGACTTTCCCGGAGCGTTTCGATTAGCAATTCCCGGCCTCTTTTTTCTCTTTCTTCGATTTTTGCCTCTATAGCTTTTATTGCCGCTTCTCTAAGTTCTATAGCATTCGTAAGAACCTGCAGTTTTGTCTTTTTTTCTTCTATTTGGGCGATCTCAGCGGAAAATTGCCACTGTCCTAGCATCATGGTATTCACGAGTTGATTCAGAAGATTCAGAAGGCTATCCACATTCGCAGAAGCACTCTGATCTTTTTGTGGTCCCCCAGGCATAGTAGGAGTGATTGGACCTTGCTGAGCAATCGCGCTGATGCAGACTGGGAAGATCGCGACTATAAAAAGAAAGGATGGCAGTAGCGGTTTTCCCGTTTTCATTTTTCCCTACCCTTCTCATGTCTTCGAAAAGGAGGGACGTCCCTGGTGCTGTCTTCGTGTCTAGGGGGGATCGGGGGAACTTCAATGCGCCCATTTGAAAGCTCTCTTGAAAGTGCGAGGTCGCGCCACTCCTTAATTCGCTCAAAACACGCATGCAAAAGAAGAAGAACAATGGGGGTGAAAAAATCAAAGAACATCCCAATATTAAAGAGAAAGACATAGAGAGAAATGGCCATCCCTGAAAGAAAGACAGTGACAATCATTACTTTGACTCGTAAGCGAATATCCAAAGAGAAAACAAGAAATACAAGACACGCTAAGACAAGCTCTATTGGACCGTGGAAATTTTCTGCTAGCGGGGCGAAAGTCCGTTTGTCAAGAAGTGCTTCGATATAGTTTGCATGTATAAAAACTCCCCCAACTTTGCCTACCGGCGTCAGGTAGCTATCGATTCTCTCTCCTCTCTGGTAAGCCCACCGGCTCCACTGACCTCCAACAATGACCACACTGTGAGCAATTTGACAAGGCAAGGACACCGTTTCATCTTTCTGTACAGCGAGGGCTCCTCTCAAGAGTGTATTTGCAGAGACTTGACAGAAATCCTCTGCCCGAATGTAGCTCCCATAAGGGAGGGCCTCTGTATGTTCCAGATCTCTTACTCGGTCCTTGTTGTCGGCACGTGCGATGGCAAGGGAGAATGAATCTACGTAACATTCTCCTTTTTCTTCAAAGAGAAAAGGCCGATAAAGATTCCCGGCGCAGGGACCTACGTTCAATCGTAAAGGAACTCTGCGGACATCTGGCGGCAGGTTGATATAGCCTAAGAGGACTTTGCTGGTATCGAACGCTGCACCAACGAAGATTGAGGGGTCTATCTTGTATTTATTCTGAGCAGTGAAATTTACCGTTGCTGGCAGCACGACTTTCCGGTTCTTATGGACTTCCTTCACCGCATTGAGAAAATCCTGTGTCTCATCTTGGTACTGGGGATTTTCAATCAGACTACCATCCGGTCCTGCCGGGGAACGCAAGTCAAAGTCGAAAGCGATAACTGCAGGATCGAACTTTTCGAGCGCACGTAGTATTTCAGCAAGATACGTTCGATTGATCGGAACGCGTCGAGCGAGGTCTCCCTTTCCACTCCAAGCAAATTCCCCTCCCTTACCCCAATATTCCTCGTCTCCAATGAGGACGAACACTGTTCTTTGTGGGGATGCCTTTCGAGGATTCAATTCATGGACAGCCTGGTAGAGTTTATAAGTTAGCCCAATCCACAGGTCGAGACTTCCGAGCTTGTCCCCGAGAAAAAGGCCAATGGTAATGAGCAAAACGCCCTGAAGAAAATAAGGCCACCCCTTGTGAAGGATGTGTTCAGCTTGACGTTTGAGCCACTTTTTTATAGGCATGGATCTCACTCAAAGCACTGGGAGAAAGCTGCTGCTCTTCGTTTATTCCATAATCCATCTACAGTCTCAAGAAGCACTCAGTAGCCTAGGCTGCCCGCGAGAAGGTCAACTTCGCTCGGTATCCCAAGCTCGCCATGACCCGCAACATCAAATCTGTAGAAACATCTTTGGTATTACGGTTAAGAATCGCTGTAATGCGCGAACGGGAGGTGTGCGCTAGCTCGGCGACTTGGCCGTGCGTCAGTCCAGTCTTCCGAACGACTTCAATGATTTTATCGTTCAAATCGCTTCTGAGTTGGATCTCGGCTCCATCAGCTGGAGAAAGGCCCAAAACGGTTGCAAGCTCGGCGGCATTTTGAGCGACAATCGGCTTAGATTTCCTCATTGAGCATCTCCTGTAAACGTTTTCTTCCGAGAGCGATGTCGTGCTGTGGTGTTTTGGGCGTCTTCTTCACAAACGCGTGAAAGATCAGTACACCACGAGCCGATTTCTTGTAATAAAATGTTCGATAGATTCCCGCACGATCACGAATCCTCAACTCTTCCACGCCAAGGGCGACAGAGGACATCGGCCTTGAGAGCGGCATTCCTAGGGTATGCCCTTTCTGCAAATCGAGAATCGCCTTGCCGAGTTCTTTTCTCACTGCTTCAGGAAAGGTTTTGAGTTGTTTCCTGGCTTGTAGGTGAAAAAGAGCTAGTCTCATGGGTGAAAACGTCCCAGATATGGGACTCTTTGTCAAGACTCATGAGGACGATGAGCAGCCAAGCGACCTTGCCCTTATTTTCCCGGCAGCATAGCATCCGCCAAATATGGAACTCAAAGTCACGCAATACGTTGTTGCCGATGAAATCGCCACTATTACCCTGAACCGTCCACAGCGGATGAACACCTGGACCGGACGGATGGAAACTGAGTACCGCTGGTTGTTAGCGGAGGCCGACCGTGATCCGCACGTGCGGGCCATTGTGGTCACTGGCGCGGGACGCGCCTTCTGTGCCGGCGCTGATTCGCGCGCACTGGAAGGACACATTGCCAAAGGCAGCTATGATTCCGGCACGACGGATGATATCGCCATGCCTGGCTATGGGGTGCGCCCAGAATTCGACGCGAACTTTGCGTATCATTTCGGACTCACCAAGCCAGTCATTGCTGCTATTAACGGTGCTACGGCTGGGGCTGGACTGATTATCGCTTGTTATGCCGACCTGCGTTTTGCTGCTGCTGGGGCAAAACTGACTACCTCACACGGCAAGCTCAACCTTCCAGCTGAATATGGACTGTCGTGGATACTGCCGAGAATGATTGGCTTGACGCGCGCCAATGATCTTCTCTTTACAAGTCGTGTTGTTCTCGCTGAAGAGGCGTTGACGATGGGCTTAGTCAACGCAGTCCTCTCGCCAGAAGAATTGATGCCGTACACGTACAACTATGTCCGTAAGATGATCACCACCGTATCGCCAGGATCACTGCGAGCGACCAAACAGCAGATTTACTCTGACCTGCATCGCGATGTACGCTCCGCCGTTGCTGATGCCACCGCACTCCTGGAACGCATGGCCACCGAGCCTGATTTCGCTGAAGGCGTCTCCGCCTTTTTCGAGAAACGGCTGCCACAGTGGGGGAAGCGGAAGTAGCAACGCCCTATGCGCTGTGCACGTTGCGGCTCCGACAATCCCGAAGGAGCGAAATTCTGTATCGAGTGTGCCGCTCCGTTCCCTCGTCGCTGTCCGCAGTGCGGGATGGGGAACCCACCACAGGCCAAGTTCTGCGCCGAGTGCGCTACTCCCCTCAAGAAAGAATCGGCGAATCGGGGAAACGGTGAATCGGAAGTTGCCAGTGCTCAGTTGTCAGTGGTGAGTCCCCACCCCCTAGCCGCCGAGCGTCGCCAACTCACCGTGCTGTTCTGCGACTTGGTCGGCTCTACGGCGCTCTCCACGCAACTGGACCCCGAGGAGCTGCGCGAGGTCGTGCGGCAGTATCAACAGACCTGCGCCGAGGTGATCGAGCGCTACGACGGCCACATTGCCCAATATCTCGGGGATGGCCTGCTCGTGTATTTCGGCTATCCCACTGCCCATGAAGACGATGCCGCGCGAGCGGTGCGGGCGGGAGTGGAAATAATTACCGCAATTACAGAACAGGTCCCCTCTCTCCTCGCGGGAGAGGGACAGGGTGAGGGGGCCAAGAATAGAGCCAACGACACCCCTCATCCTCACCTTCTCCCCCAAGGGGAGAAGGAATTGCGGAGACTCCACGTCCGCCTCGGCATCCACACCGGCCTCGTCGTCGTCGGCGAGATGGGTGGCCTAGTGTGGGACCTCCGTTGCGAACCTGAGCATATGCGAGCGCGGGTCGAGGAGGCCGAGCGGCTGGGCCGTGCACACAGTCTGCCGTTTATCTCCGATGTGCTGGCGCAGGTGATAAAGGGTCTCGCCTGGCTGCGGGCTGGGTGCCTCGCCAAGGGCATCCCACAGCTGCGGGGTGCACTGGAAACGTGGAACGCGCACGGCAACGAGATTTTCATGCCATACTATCGAGCGGTCCTGGCCGAAGGTCTGGCGTTGAGCGGTGATAGCGTGGGTGGATTGCGGTTGATCGAGGACAATCTTAACCAGATTGCGCGGCCAGGCTGGGAGGAGCGCTGGTACTTGGCGGAGGTGCTGCGGCTCAAGGGAGAACTCCTGCTGGCGCAGGACGGCGCTAGGCTTCAGGCTGTAGGCTTGAGGGAGAAGACAAAGGAAGAAGGGGTTAGGCCACAGGCTGAAGGCTTGAGGGAAAAAGACAAAGAAGCCGAGGAGTGTTTTCTGAAAGCGATAGAGGTTGCGCAAGAGCAACAAGCCAAGTCGTGGGAACTCCGTGCGGCGACCAGCCTCGCGCGGCTGTGGCAACAGCAAGACAAACGAGCCGAAGCTCATAAGTTGTTGTCCGAGATCTACCACTGGTTCACCGAAGGCTTTGACACCAAGGATTTGCAAGAAGCGAAGACGTTGTTGGAAGAATTGAGCGATTGAGTGAAGAGGAAGGGGGCGACCGTAGTGTTACCCCGCTGACGACAGCGTGTTCACGTCCGTGCAAATCTCCACGCCTAACCGCTGGGCTATTTCTTGTGCGCGAGGGTCAAGATACGGAGTGACAATTAACTTCCGGGTGACCGCACGACCGCTCTTCCACGCGTAATAGGCTACCTTCCGATTGAACGACCACACGTCTGCCCTACTTAGCGAAGACTTAATCTCCAGGACGAAGACCTTTCCATTCTGGATCACGACATCCACTTCCACTTGGTCAGGAACCCCAAACACCTCACCATCTTTGTCGTAGTCCAGGAATCTCTCGGTAGTGAAGCCTACTTCCTCAAGAACAGCCCGCATGCCCTGACGGAACGCTTCTTCGGTTTGCATTCCCCACCGGGCTCCGAGACCGCCTATTTGTGCAGTGAAGGTCCGACGAAAGAGGGTAAGCTCACTTTCCGTGCGCTTCTGTGCCTCCGCCAGCTCTCCAACTTGTTGCCCCGTGCGCTTCTGCGCTTCCACTAGCTCTCCAACTTGTTGCCCCGTGCGCTTCTGCGCTTCCACTAGCTCTTCAACTCGGTGCTCCGTACGCTTCTGTGCCTCCGCCAGCTCCTGTTGGGCTTTTGCGAGGTCGCGCACGATTGCCTTGAGATCATCGAAGTCCGCTCGTCGGACAACGAACTCCGCCTTGAGTTCGTCGACTAAACGGACAAGAGGGATACGCAGTTCGACAGGAAATTCTTCCAGGACTTCTGCAAGCGGCATGGCGGGTAAAACTCCTCAGGTTTCTTGTACGAGGGGAAAAGAAAGGAGTCAATCCTTTGAACATTAGTCCAGCACCTTCTGTTCTCTCAACCTAGCAATGTCCTCATCCGTGTAGCCCAATACTTCGCGTAACACTTCATCCGTGTGTTGCCCAAGTAGGGGAGCAGCGGATCGTACCCCATTGGGCGCGTTGGTTAGAATCCACGGAATGCCAGTGTGTGTTTGCGTCCCAACCACCGGATGCGGCAGTCGCGCAAAGAACCCGCGCCCGTTGAGCTGTGCATCCTCCGCAAGGTCTTTGCTGCTCATTGAGGGAAACGCGGCAACACAAGCCGCCTGTAACCTTCGGGTGATCTCCCAGCGGTCCTGTTGCTCGGTCCATGTCGTAATCAACTGTTCCAACTCGTCTTCGTGGGCTTTACGGTCGTGAGCCGTGCGGAACCGGGGGTCATCCACCAAATGCGCTTGACCTATCTCGCGGCACAACGCCTGCCACTCTTCTTCCGATCCACAGGAAATCGCCACCCATGCATCTTCGCCGAAACAGCGAAAGCAGTTATGCGGCACCATCCAGATGTCACGGTTGCCCTGACGCACTGGCTCCACGCCGTTCATGGCATAGTCCATCCAGCCTTCCGTCGCCAGCACGGCGGCGGCGCTCCAGAGCGCTACATCGACGTATTGTCCTTGTCCTGTACGCTTGCGAGCCGCCAGCGCGGCGCAAATAGACGCTGCGGCGGTGATGCCCGCGTTCGGATCGCCAATCGACACACCAAGTTCTTGCGGGGGGCCGCCCGGGTAACCCGTCAATGCCGACAATCCGGTCAGCGGCGGTATCGCCGGACCGTATCCCATGTAGTCCTTGAGTGGACCGGTGTGACCGTAGCCAGAGATCGACACCATGATCAGGTCAGGCTTCAGCTTCTTGAGTTCCTCGTAGCCCAACCCCAAGGCGTCCATCACCCCAGTGGCGAAGTTCTCGATGACCACGTCACACTGCCGGATGAGATCTTTGGCGAGTGCGATGCCTTCGGGCTTCCCTAGATTGAGTTGTAGGCTCTTCTTACCTTGGTTCCATTGGTTGAACGGGCCGGAACTATCAACCCCAGGCTTGATTCCTCGCGGCGCAATCGGCAGCCGTCGCATCAGATCGAGATGCGCGCGCGATTCGATTTTGATGACCTCGGCGCCGAGATAGGCCAAATGCATAGCGCAGTACGGCCCTGCCCACACCCAGGAGAAATCCGCCACGCGAAGGCCGTCGAGGGGAAGACAAGAGGCTTGAGGCTTCAGGCTTAAGGCTTCAAGGACGGAAGAAGGCAGCATCGTGGATACCTCGTCATTATGCTCGCCGAGCAACGGTGCGGGTCGACGTATCCGCCACCACGGGTCCTGTAATTGGTACGGTTGGCCTAAATGGATCAGCTTTCCAGCGCGAGGATGGGACACCTCGACAAAGAAATTACGGGTGTGGAGCTGCTCCTGCCGTGCGAGTCCCGCCATCGTCAACACCGGCGCGAAACAAAGCCGTCGCGCCTGACCGGCGTGAAAGAGGTCTTCTACCTTCCACTGTCGCGTCCACTCTTCCACATAGACTTTGAGCGCATCCTGATTCTTGATGCGGCCGCTACGGTCGGCAAAAATCTCCCACTGCGTCCACTCCGGGTTGCCCATGAGTTCTACCAGGCGTTCCCACTGGTCCTCTTCTGGAACCACGATGAAGATGAGACCGTCCTGACATTCGTACATGCCCCACGGATACATGTAGTGTTGCCCCAAGCGCGAGGCAACCCGACCTAAGTAGCTATAGTAAACGAACGCTTGTTCAAGAAACGAGGCGATGAAAGCTTGGATGGAGAGATCGATATGCTCTCCTGTCCCAGTGCCCAGCGCTCGATAGTAAGCGCCGAGGGTCGCCGTCGCAGCCGCGAGCCCTCCTTGAAACTCACACTGCTGACCGAACGCCTTGAGCGGCGGGAGTTCCGAGCGTTCCAAGGCTCCTGGGCTCAACCACGCCCAGCCGCCGGCATGTGAGAGCGTCAGGTCGTGGGTTTTGTAGTCTTTATGCGGTCCCGTCAACCCAAAGGGAGTGATTGAGCACATCACCAGCCGTGGATTTACTACGCGAAACCGATCGTAGTCGATCCCGCGCGCCGCCATAGCACCAGGAGAATAGTTGTGCACGAGGATATCGGCCCACGCCACGAGGCGTAGCAGTTCTTCCCGTTGGCAACTCAAGTCAAGCGTCACGCCGCGTTTGTTGGTATTGAGGGAGAGAAAGAGTCCACTTTTCTCCGGATCGACGACTCCGCCGGGAAACGGGCCGCGCAGACGAGCAACATCGCCACCGGGTTCTTCGATTTTGACCACATCCGCACCGAGGTCAGCCATCAATTTGGTGGCATACGCGGCGGCTGCCATGTTGCCTAGTTCTAGGACTTTCACTCCTTCGAGTCCGTACATGTTCATTTCTCCTCGCACGAAACAATGGGCACTGGCCCGAGAGGACGATAGCGCACTCTTGCGCTCCTGTAGAGAGGCTCTGCGTCGCGATGTCCCTTGACGCGATGTCCCTTTTGCCAGAGGAAGAAAAGAATCCCTACTCACGGCTCCATTGACAGTCTTATCCAGACTTATAGAGTGCTGACATTGTGCGGCTAATGGTGCGGCTGGTGATCGGAGAACGGCATTAGGAGGAACGGTTATGACGGCGACGGCAACCAACGGTTCGGTATCCACGGCAACAAATGGCAAGGCTAATGGCAGGAAATGGCATGATAAGTATCCCCACCTGGGTAAGGGTCCTCTACCTGCGAACGTCTTCATTTCGGAAGAGCAATTTCAACTGGAGCGGGAGCGTATCTTCAAAAAAGTCTGGTTGAACGTGGGCCGGGTCGAACAGCTCCCCAAACCTGGCGATTATTTCGTGCAAGATATTGCAATGTGCCAGACCTCGGTCATCGTTGTGCGCAGTAAGGATGGAAGCATCCACGCCTTTCACAACATCTGTTCCCACCGTGGCAATAAGGTCGTGTGGAACAAGCAGGGCTCATGTCAGGTGTTCACCTGCAAGTTTCATAATTGGTCTTACGCGTTGGATGGCAGGCTGCGGTATATTCCTGACGAAGAGAGTTTCTTCGACCTCAAGAAAGACGAGCTGGGGCTGACTCCAGTGGCGGTCGAGGTGTGGGAAGGGTTTATCTTTATCAACGTCGACCCGCAGCCCCAGGAGTCCCTGCAAGACTACCTGGGCGAACTCGGCACCAGTCTGCACGGCTATCCGTTTGCGGAGTTTTCGGCCACCAGCGGCTCGTGGACGACGGAGGTAAAAGCGAACTGGAAGGTCGTCAAAGACGCCTTTCAGGAAATCTACCACGTCCCATTTCTCCATCGCCGCTCCGTTCCCGATTCTTTCACCAGTAAAGCCAATCCCTACGCCCACGCCCTGCACATGCAATTGTTTCCCCGTCATGCTCGCGCCTCGGTGTTTGGTAACGCCGACTTCGCGCCGAGCCCTGTGGCGGCGTTAGCTTTTCGCTACGGTGCTTTTCTCATTCGTCAGGATTTTTCGTTGAGTAACCTCCCAGCAGGAGTGAATCCTCTCCGTGACAAAACGTGGACGTTGGATCTCAACACCATCTTCCCCTGCTTTTTTGTGGATGTATCTGAAGGGTCCTATTTCACCCATCAATTCTGGCCTGTGGCGGTGGATCGGACGCTCTGGAAGTCGACCCAATACTTTCCGAGAGCGAAAACGCCCGGGCAACGCTTTAGCCAAGAGTACGGACACGTTTTCTTTCGCGACGTTATCCTAGAAGATGGTCGCACTTTTGAGGAGACACAGTCCGTGCTCTCCTCCGGGGCGAAGAAATCGTTCGTCCTGCACGATGAAGAACTCCTCGTGCGACACAGCCACCATGTCGTCGAGCAAATGATCAAGGGTCAGCCGGTCGACGCAGTGTTTCCCACCACCGGAAAAGAGGCCAGCCATGCCTGAGGCAATATTGCCTGACGCCTTTCGTGACCTGGAGCAGTGGAGAGCCTGGTCGCTGGCGACCGAACAGGAACGGAGCGATCAACGCCAAGCCAGCACCATGAAAGAGATTCAAGCGTTCTACGACGCCCTGTTGGTCCGAGCGGAAGCAATCCTCTCCTATGTAGAACAATTTCCGTTGGATGTGATGCCGGAGGACGCCCAGCGCTTGTTCTATCTCACCCTATCTTTGGCTGAGGTCGCTCCCGCAGTCGAACTATTCGGGCAACCCAGCGTCATCGACGGCTACGACATAAAGCGGTTTACTGCGCACCGTGTGGAGTAACTTGGTCGTTGTCTCAGAGGGGCGAGCAGGCAGAACTTGCTGCTCGGCTATTGCAGTGACGACCATCAATAAAAAAGGAGGGCCTCATGCAACGACTCAACCCCGGCGATGCGTTCCCGACGATCACCGCTTCGACCGTAACGGGAAGCACGCTGACGCTTCCTGCGAGCCTGTCCACGCCGTATGGCATTCTGCTCACCTACCGCGCCCATTGGTGACCATTCTGCGATCAGCAGTTAGCTGACTTCCAGGCGCACCTCGAATCCTTCACGGCCCAGGGCATTTCGCTCTATGCGCTCTCGACCGACCCGCTCGACAAAGCACGAGGAACCGTGGAGAAACTCGCGTTAACGTTTCCCGTGTTCCATGGAGTGGACGGACCGGCAATGGCGGAAACGCTGGGCTGTTGGTACGAGGAAAAGCGCAATATCGTCCAACCTGCGGCCTTCATTATTGATCCACAGCGCAATCTTATGAACGTCACATACAGTTCAGGACCCGTGGGACGTTTGACCGCCGCCGATGCGTTGCGGATCATAGGGTTTTACGACAAGAACAAGGTCGCGGTCACTACGGTCGATCCTCAACGGGGTTGGACGGCGAATGTGACCCGACAGTAACGTAGACGCCCATTTCTTCGCATACACTCCACCAAGCTAGAGAGAAGGACTCCTCGCTATCCTCTCTCCTGCCATCCTTGCCGGGGCGATGCACATATGTGTGTTCTGCCCTTCAGCGAGCAGGGCGCGGCTGTGCCAGATGAACGGGTGCTGGAAGTGCTGGCGTCTGACACTGCATCGACATAGAGTGAAAAACACGATGGAAGAACCTTCATAGGAACATCGCGCCGCCGCGCTCCCTGTGACGGTTGATCTTTGATGCTAAACGGAAGAAATGGTGCCGGTAGTGCGGAAATGATTCAGCAGACGAAGGAGGACCTCATGACAGCAGAAATCGGTCGTGACGATTATAAGTTAAAATACGCTAGCCTCGCCGAAGCGAAGAACATGTCGGGATTACGGCTCATTCTTGGGGCGCATACCATTCCCGGCCCCTGGCGCGAGGCATGTAAAAGCATCTTTTACGTGAAGAAAATTCCGTACACGCCGGTTGCGTCCGCCGGGCAAGATGGTTCAGACCGGGAGTTGCAGGAGTGGACCGCGCAGAACAGCGCGCCGGTAGCAATCTGGAACGACGAACGTCCACGTTCAACCTGGATCGAGCAACTGTTTCTCGCAGAGCGACTCCAACCGACACCTTCGCTCATTCCCACCAACATCGAAGACCGCACCCTGATGTTTGGCTACATCAACGAAATCGCGGGTGAGAGCGGTTTTGCCTGGTCCAAGCGGCTCACCATGATTCGTGGAACTGTGACGAACCCACAAATCGATGAACCCACGCGCGCTTTCTGGCTCAAGTTTGGGACGAAATACGGGTACAGCGCCGCTGCCGCCGAGGCCGCGCCCGCGCGCATGGTGGAGGTGCTCCGCTTTTTAGACGCACGACTGGAGCAGCAGAAAGCCAGAGGCAGCAAATTCTTGATTGGCAATCAACTCTCAGCGTTGGACATCCACTGGGCGGCATTTGCGGCGCTCGTACAACCGTTGCCGCCCGAGTTGTGTCCGATGGCCACGGCATTTCGCGCCTTCTACACGGAAAAGAATCCGGCGGTGACGGCAGCGCTGTCGCCGGTGTTATTGGAGCATCGCGAGTTCATTTACCGCGAGTATCTGGAGTTGCCGATCATGTTTTAAGGAAAGGTCGCTCTTACAGACCGACCATTTTCTTGTAGAGCGTGAGCGCCTGCGCGCGAGTAGACGTGCGCGCTACGGCTTGCTTCCAGATAGGATAGCGGTCTTTCATACACGTTGCGCAGGGGCGGTACCCGGCGGCAATTGCCGTAGCCTCGTCGGCAAAGAATACGCGGTGTTTGACGTAATAGCCTTTGGCGATCCAGAGCAACGCACTGCGGCAATCCATACGGCCGTAGCCCTTTCCGCCCCGATGGCCGCCGAAGGTGCCTGGAGTCCGACTTTCATAAAACTTTCCGTCTAGCCCCATGAGTTTGTAGAGTTTCATTGATGACACTCACCCCTTCGTGTCGTAGCAGCCAGCGTTTACGCTCTAGACCGCCAGCATAGCCAGTTAGTGCCCCATTTGCGCCCACTAGCCGATGACAGGGAACGACGATAGCAATCGGATTGAGCGCGTTCGTCATGCCAACCGCACGATAGGCAGTCGGTTTACCCAACTGTGTCGCCAACTCGCCGTAGGTGAGCACGGTTCCCGGCGGGATCGTTCGTAACGCCGACCACGCCTGCTGCTGAAAAGCAGTACCTCCCGTGTTGACAGGAATGCGGTCGATGCTAGTCGTGTCACCCGCGAGATAGGCGCGGAGTAGACTGCTGAATCCTTGCGGGTCGATCGTCTCTCGTAACTGAAAATCGGGGACCTGCCGTCTCAGCAGCGTCATCATGCGGGTTTCGTAGTCGGCGTAGTCAAGCGCGCGGAGCCGCTCGCCGTCAGAGACCAGGAGAATCTTTCCGAGTGCCGAATCGATGCTGTCGATGAGGAGTTCCATAGCGCCATTCCGTATCGTTCGTCTTCCGATTGCTCTTGTGGGAGAGACACCATAGGAAGGGAAATGTGAAAAGAGAAGGAGGCGAGAACCTCGCTCTCGATCACACGATAAGTTCGACATCGAGGCGCACGACGATATCTTGCAGTGCTGGAGACGAGGCCGGGTACTGTTGCATGACGAGCGGATCGTGACCGGGAACGATGTGGTGCGGCGAATCGGCGAGACGCTCAACCGTACGAAAGGCGTCAAACATGGCGGCGATGTCCACGGCGGCAATGAAGGGGCGATTCGTCCGCAGATTTTCGTAATAGTGACTCGCATCGGACGCGAGTACGACGTGCCCCCGCTGCGTATGGACGCGCACGACCTGCAACCCTGCCGTATGGCCCGGAGCAAAATGGAGCGTAAGCCCTGGGGCGAGGTTCACATCGCCTTCGTAGAGTTCGAGTCGGCGCTTAAAGTTGAGGCGCACCATGCCAACGATATCCTCTTCTTCAAAACCATGGCCGAAGTAGG
Coding sequences within it:
- a CDS encoding N-acyl homoserine lactonase family protein, whose translation is MSAKLPEYKIFAIRYATREARRADHFIGGDPHDGPMPMDYFTWVIVGPDRVFLVDTGFTAETAARRKRTFLRCPIESLRLLDIDPDAVTDVVLTHLHYDHVGNFHKLPHARFHLQARELAFATGRHVQYPYFGHGFEEEDIVGMVRLNFKRRLELYEGDVNLAPGLTLHFAPGHTAGLQVVRVHTQRGHVVLASDASHYYENLRTNRPFIAAVDIAAMFDAFRTVERLADSPHHIVPGHDPLVMQQYPASSPALQDIVVRLDVELIV
- a CDS encoding aromatic ring-hydroxylating dioxygenase subunit alpha; its protein translation is MTATATNGSVSTATNGKANGRKWHDKYPHLGKGPLPANVFISEEQFQLERERIFKKVWLNVGRVEQLPKPGDYFVQDIAMCQTSVIVVRSKDGSIHAFHNICSHRGNKVVWNKQGSCQVFTCKFHNWSYALDGRLRYIPDEESFFDLKKDELGLTPVAVEVWEGFIFINVDPQPQESLQDYLGELGTSLHGYPFAEFSATSGSWTTEVKANWKVVKDAFQEIYHVPFLHRRSVPDSFTSKANPYAHALHMQLFPRHARASVFGNADFAPSPVAALAFRYGAFLIRQDFSLSNLPAGVNPLRDKTWTLDLNTIFPCFFVDVSEGSYFTHQFWPVAVDRTLWKSTQYFPRAKTPGQRFSQEYGHVFFRDVILEDGRTFEETQSVLSSGAKKSFVLHDEELLVRHSHHVVEQMIKGQPVDAVFPTTGKEASHA
- a CDS encoding methylated-DNA--[protein]-cysteine S-methyltransferase; this encodes MELLIDSIDSALGKILLVSDGERLRALDYADYETRMMTLLRRQVPDFQLRETIDPQGFSSLLRAYLAGDTTSIDRIPVNTGGTAFQQQAWSALRTIPPGTVLTYGELATQLGKPTAYRAVGMTNALNPIAIVVPCHRLVGANGALTGYAGGLERKRWLLRHEGVSVINETLQTHGARRKVL
- a CDS encoding CoA transferase, encoding MYGLEGVKVLELGNMAAAAYATKLMADLGADVVKIEEPGGDVARLRGPFPGGVVDPEKSGLFLSLNTNKRGVTLDLSCQREELLRLVAWADILVHNYSPGAMAARGIDYDRFRVVNPRLVMCSITPFGLTGPHKDYKTHDLTLSHAGGWAWLSPGALERSELPPLKAFGQQCEFQGGLAAATATLGAYYRALGTGTGEHIDLSIQAFIASFLEQAFVYYSYLGRVASRLGQHYMYPWGMYECQDGLIFIVVPEEDQWERLVELMGNPEWTQWEIFADRSGRIKNQDALKVYVEEWTRQWKVEDLFHAGQARRLCFAPVLTMAGLARQEQLHTRNFFVEVSHPRAGKLIHLGQPYQLQDPWWRIRRPAPLLGEHNDEVSTMLPSSVLEALSLKPQASCLPLDGLRVADFSWVWAGPYCAMHLAYLGAEVIKIESRAHLDLMRRLPIAPRGIKPGVDSSGPFNQWNQGKKSLQLNLGKPEGIALAKDLIRQCDVVIENFATGVMDALGLGYEELKKLKPDLIMVSISGYGHTGPLKDYMGYGPAIPPLTGLSALTGYPGGPPQELGVSIGDPNAGITAAASICAALAARKRTGQGQYVDVALWSAAAVLATEGWMDYAMNGVEPVRQGNRDIWMVPHNCFRCFGEDAWVAISCGSEEEWQALCREIGQAHLVDDPRFRTAHDRKAHEDELEQLITTWTEQQDRWEITRRLQAACVAAFPSMSSKDLAEDAQLNGRGFFARLPHPVVGTQTHTGIPWILTNAPNGVRSAAPLLGQHTDEVLREVLGYTDEDIARLREQKVLD
- a CDS encoding metal-binding protein, yielding MKLYKLMGLDGKFYESRTPGTFGGHRGGKGYGRMDCRSALLWIAKGYYVKHRVFFADEATAIAAGYRPCATCMKDRYPIWKQAVARTSTRAQALTLYKKMVGL